In Cicer arietinum cultivar CDC Frontier isolate Library 1 chromosome 7, Cicar.CDCFrontier_v2.0, whole genome shotgun sequence, a single window of DNA contains:
- the LOC101496597 gene encoding probable polygalacturonase At3g15720 codes for MLGFFTYILILSFISPCFCTRLDVGTKNAFINVMQFGARGDGIADDTQAFASAWDSACKAGGMSTLVIPAGRSFRVTKINFSGPCKAKINIQLEGKIVAPSKEAWKLDGAYWISIQYLNGLTIDGNGKGEIDGYGSTWWHCESCERPKVYVLFFHACNDLIVRNLGISNSPQSHVSVNMCNRATFSHISINAPATSPNTDGFDISDSTNILIQDSNIKSGDDCIAVNGGSSFINATRVTCGPGHGISVGSLGRNGQHDMVSDVYILNCTFIGTSNGARIKTFEGGSGYAKRITFDQIILQNVRNPIIIDQNYSGVEDEATNVEVSFVTYRGFRGTSTSDYAINLVCGPSIGSTCKNAHGTARNTIPNVPCLIK; via the exons ATGCTAGGTTTCTTCACTTATATTTTGATTCTTAGTTTTATTTCACCTTGTTTTTGTACAAGGTTGGATGTAGGAACAAAAAATGCTTTTATTAATGTAATGCAATTTGGTGCTCGTGGAGATGGCATAGCTGATGATACACaa GCATTTGCTAGTGCATGGGATAGTGCATGTAAAGCAGGTGGGATGTCAACACTAGTTATACCAGCAGGACGATCATTTAGAGTcaccaaaattaattttagtggTCCTTGCAAAGCTAAAATAAACATTCAG CTTGAAGGGAAAATAGTGGCACCTTCTAAAGAAGCATGGAAATTAGATGGAGCATATTGGATTagtattcaatatttaaatggACTCACAATTGATGGCAATGGTAAAGGAGAAATCGATGGATATGGTTCTACTTGGTGGCATTGTGAAAGTTGCGAACGACCTAAGGTATAT GTGTTATTTTTCCATGCATGCAATGATCTTATAGTTCGTAATTTGGGGATTTCTAATAGTCCACAATCTCATGTATCTGTAAACATGTGCAATCGTGCAACATTCTCTCATATATCCATTAATGCTCCTGCTACTAGTCCCAACACTGATGGCTTTGACATTTCTGATTCTACTAATATCTTGATACAAGATTCCAATATAAAATCTG GTGATGATTGTATTGCTGTCAATGGTGGTTCTTCCTTTATCAATGCTACTCGAGTTACTTGTGGACCAGGGCATGGAATAAG TGTTGGGAGCCTTGGTAGAAATGGACAGCATGATATGGTTTCAGATGTTTACATATTAAATTGCACATTTATTGGGACTTCAAATGGAGCTAGAATTAAGACATTTGAA GGTGGATCTGGTTATGCAAAACGTATTACTTTTGACCAAATCATCCTTCAAAATGTTAGGAACCCAATAATTATAGATCAAAATTACAGTGGTGTTGAAGATGAG GCTACAAATGTGGAAGTGAGCTTTGTGACATACAGAGGATTTAGAGGAACTTCTACTAGTGATTACGCTATCAACCTAGTTTGTGGACCCTCGATAGGTT CTACTTGTAAAAATGCTCATGGAACAGCTAGAAATACTATTCCAAATGTCCCTTGCCTAATCAAATaa